A region of Pan troglodytes isolate AG18354 chromosome 23, NHGRI_mPanTro3-v2.0_pri, whole genome shotgun sequence DNA encodes the following proteins:
- the SSTR3 gene encoding somatostatin receptor type 3 gives MDMLHPSSVSTTSEPENASSAWPPDATLGNVSAGPSPAGLAVSGVLIPLVYLVVCVVGLLGNSLVIYVVLRHTASPSVTNVYILNLALADELFMLGLPFLAAQNALSYWPFGSLMCRLVMAVDGINQFTSIFCLTVMSVDRYLAVVHPTRSARWRTAPVARTVSAAVWVASAVVVLPVVVFSGVPRGMSTCHMQWPEPAAAWRAGFIIYTAALGFFGPLLVICLCYLLIVVKVRSAGRRVWAPSCQRRRHSERRVTRMVVAVVALFVLCWMPFYVLNIVNVVCPLPEEPAFFGLYFLVVALPYANSCANPILYGFLSYRFKQGFRRVLLRPSRRVRSQEPTVGPPEKTEEEDEEEEDGEESREGGKGKEMNGRVSQITQPGTSGQERPPSRVASKEQQLLPQEASTGEKSSTMRISYL, from the coding sequence ATGGACATGCTTCATCCATCATCGGTGTCCACGACCTCAGAACCTGAGAATGCCTCCTCGGCCTGGCCCCCAGATGCCACCCTGGGCAACGTGTCGGCGGGCCCAAGCCCGGCAGGGCTGGCCGTCAGTGGCGTTCTGATCCCCCTGGTCTACCTGGTGGTGTGCGTGGTGGGCCTGCTGGGTAACTCGCTGGTCATCTATGTGGTCCTGCGGCACACGGCCAGCCCTTCAGTCACCAACGTCTACATCCTCAACCTGGCGCTGGCCGACGAGCTCTTCATGCTGGGGCTGCCCTTCCTGGCCGCCCAGAACGCCCTGTCCTACTGGCCCTTCGGCTCCCTCATGTGCCGCCTGGTCATGGCGGTGGATGGCATCAACCAGTTCACCAGCATATTCTGCCTGACTGTCATGAGCGTGGACCGCTACCTGGCCGTGGTACATCCCACCCGCTCGGCCCGCTGGCGCACAGCTCCGGTGGCCCGCACGGTCAGTGCGGCCGTGTGGGTGGCCTCAGCCGTGGTGGTGCTGCCCGTGGTGGTCTTCTCCGGAGTGCCCCGCGGCATGAGCACCTGCCACATGCAGTGGCCCGAGCCGGCGGCGGCCTGGCGAGCCGGCTTCATCATCTACACGGCCGCACTGGGCTTCTTCGGGCCGCTGCTGGTCATCTGCCTCTGCTACCTGCTCATCGTGGTGAAGGTGCGCTCAGCTGGGCGCCGGGTGTGGGCACCCTCGTGCCAGCGGCGGCGGCACTCCGAACGCAGGGTCACGCGCATGGTGGTGGCCGTGGTGGCGCTCTTCGTGCTCTGCTGGATGCCCTTCTATGTGCTCAACATCGTCAACGTGGTGTGCCCACTGCCCGAGGAGCCTGCCTTCTTTGGGCTCTACTTCCTGGTGGTGGCGCTGCCCTATGCCAACAGCTGTGCCAACCCCATCCTTTATGGCTTCCTCTCCTACCGCTTCAAGCAGGGCTTCCGCAGGGTCCTGCTGCGGCCCTCCCGCCGCGTGCGCAGCCAGGAGCCCACTGTGGGGCCCCCGGAGAAGACTgaggaagaggatgaggaggaggaggatggggaggagagcagggaggggggcaaggggaaggagaTGAACGGCCGGGTCAGCCAGATCACGCAGCCTGGCACCAGCGGGCAGGAGCGGCCGCCCAGCAGAGTGGCCAGCAAGGAGCAGCAGCTCCTACCCCAAGAGGCCTCCACTGGGGAGAAGTCCAGCACGATGCGCATCAGCTACCTGTAG